A window of Amphiprion ocellaris isolate individual 3 ecotype Okinawa chromosome 12, ASM2253959v1, whole genome shotgun sequence contains these coding sequences:
- the nek2 gene encoding serine/threonine-protein kinase Nek2 yields MPSRVEDYEVLYTIGSGSYGRCQKIRRKTDGKILVWKELDYGTMAESEKQMLVSEVNLLRELKHPNIVRYYDRIIDRTNTTLYIVMEYCEGGDLSSLISRCIKERRYLEEQFILRMMAQLTLALKECHRRSDGRATVLHRDLKPANIFLDSKQNVKLGDFGLARILNHDTSFAKTFVGTPYYMSPEQINRMSYNEKSDIWSLGCLLYELCALSPPFTAYNQRELAEKIREGKFRRIPYRYSEELNTLLNKMLNLKDYMRPSVESILQSSLLSDAVAEEQRRTQLRPRRRPDDSECPVHKPTEPAPASPAELRMREQALRDREQALKEREERLEKREQELCVRERLSNEKLSRAESLLKNCSRLQQQRELAPFYGKDIDVDSLSPGKKKVHFAGESKENQRPDSRQSVTSQEVMLRRLQVANLRAQTLNEVEKMCQFKSRQILDIR; encoded by the exons ATGCCGTCCCGTGTTGAAGACTACGAGGTGTTGTACACCATCGGCTCCGGCTCCTACGGAAGATGCCAGAAAATAAGACGAAAAACTGACGGGAAA ATTCTGGTGTGGAAGGAGTTGGATTATGGCACCATGGCAGAGAGTGAAAAGCAGATGCTGGTGTCAGAGGTGAACCTCCTGAGGGAGCTCAAGCACCCGAACATCGTGAGGTACTACGACCGCATCATAGACCGGACCAACACTACACTCTATATTGTAATGGAGTATTGTGAAGGTGGGGACCTGTCCAGTCTCATCAGCCGCTGCATCAAGGAAAG ACGTTACCTGGAGGAGCAGTTCATCCTACGAATGATGGCTCAGCTCACGTTGGCCCTGAAGGAGTGTCACAGACGGAGTGACGGCAGGGCCACGGTTCTTCATAGAGACCTGAAACCAGCCAACATCTTCCTTGACAGCAAGCAGAACGTCAAGCTAGGCGACTTCGGCCTCGCGAGGATCCTCAACCACGACACCAGCTTTGCAAAGACGTTTGTTGGAACACCCTACTACATGTCTCCT GAGCAAATAAACAGGATGTCGTACAACGAGAAGTCTGACATTTGGTCACTGGGATGTTTGCTGTATGAACTTTGTGCATTATC GCCTCCATTTACTGCTTACAACCAGAGAGAGCTGGCAGAAAAGATCAGGGAGGGGAAGTTCAGAAGAATCCCCTACCGCTACTCTGAGGAACTGAACACCCTACTCAACAAAATGCTCAACCTAAAG GACTATATGAGGCCTTCTGTGGAGTCAATCCTCCAGAGCAGCCTGCTGAGTGATGCGGTCGCCGAGGAGCAGCGGAGGACGCAGCTGCGACCCCGAAGGAGACCGGACGACTCCGAATGTCCCGTCCACAAACCGACCGAACCGGCGCCCGCCTCACCTGCAGAGCTCAGAATGAGGGAACAGGCGCTGCGGGACAGAGAACAGGCTCTGAAGGAACGTGAGGAAAGGCTGGAGA AAAGGGAGCAGGAGCTGTGTGTTCGTGAGCGACTGTCAAATGAGAAGCTGTCACG AGCTGAGAGTTTACTGAAGAACTGCAGCCGCCTACAGCAGCAGAGGGAACTAGCACCGTTCTATGGCAAAGACATAG ATGTGGACAGCTTGTCACCGGGCAAGAAGAAAGTCCACTTTGCAGGAGAGAGCAAAGAGAACCAGCGGCCCGATAGTCGCCAGAGCGTGACGTCCCAGGAGGTGATGCTGAGGAGGCTGCAGGTGGCCAATCTGCGAGCACAAACACTGAACGAAGTGGAGAAGATGTGTCAGTTCAAGAGCCGGCAGATCCTGGACATTCGCTGA